The Terriglobus sp. TAA 43 sequence CGGAATCGTTCCCGTTATAGGTCGTCCAATCACGCTTCGGAAGGATTGGCTTCTCGTTGTAATGCTGGCCATCGCGTGTCAGCAGGTGATAGGTTCCGTCCTTCGTGAGTACCTGCGCAGAGTAGTCACTTTCAATAACCGTCCCGCTAAGATTCCTGCCATCCACAAGATGAACCGTACCTGGATGCGGCCCCGGAGGTGGCTTGTACTTGCCCGCCTTCATCGGTGCATTGCCCGTATAACCTGCGGTAGACATTGCGGCATTTGATCCCGCAAGCGTTCGCAGATGAGAGAGCAAGCGGTCCAGATCCTCCGAAGAAAAGTCGAAGCTCGGCATACCCTTCTCCACTCGGCCATCGTGGATAAGTGACTTCAGTTCTGGATCGGTGTGATATCGAACGAAACCCAGCAGCGACGGCGCACGTCCTCCACCACTGCCGTCACCACCATGACATATGGAGCAGCGCGCCTCGAACACTGCATCGCCACCGGACGCTGGCGATTGTGCGAGACATGAAGAAGTGAACAAAAACAACAGGAGTCCAGCGAGTAACCGCGTCATCTCTATCGTCCTGAGGTGCTCGGTGAGCGTGTCTGATTTTCAAAGATGAATAGTCCGGTCTTCCCACCCATCACCAAATCCAGATCGCCATCACCATCCAGATCGGCCACGGCGATTTGCATCCCGGCGCTGACACGGCTTCCGTAATCAATGATGTGTTTGATCCATTCCACCGAGCCATCGTTGGCTTGCCGATATTCATACCAATAGATGCCAAGCGGTTCCCGCTCTCCAGGGTCGGAACCGTTGTGGGCCATGTAGCGTTTTCCAGTAACAAAATCAGGTCTGCCGTCACCATTCAAGTCCACCATTGTGACCGCGTGCCCTTGCGACCATGTGTCGTCGATGACATGTTTCTGCCACTTACCGCCGCCAAGATTTTCCATCCAGACGAGGCCGTAGTCGTGCGCCATGGACGTGACGAGATCGACTCTTCCATCTCCATTGACGTCAAGCGCATAGATGTAACCGACGCTCCCGAGGTTGAACTCCTGATGGAGGGCCCAGTCTGGTTTGCGCGGATCAATGGGCGCTTCAAGCCAACCGAATGGTGTGATGATGTCATTCTTCCCATCGCCGTTCATGTCACCAACACCGATGCCATGCCCGTAGCTACGTGTACTGACAACGTGTTTCAGGAACGCACCGTCAGCTAGCTCAAACCATGCCAGCGGATCGACCATTGTGTGGCCGCCCCACTGAGGAAGCACCGCGGGAGTCTTACTCTTCGAATCGAGGTTGACGAGGAAGCTGAACTCGACACTATGACCAGACTCGATGAGATGTTCTTTCCACTGGCCGGCCTTGCCCTTCGGATTTTCATTCCACCAGATCCGATTGCCGTGAGAGGCCGAACTCACGACGTCGAGATATCCATCATGATTGACGTCAACGAGAAGGTCCGTCAGATCTTCAGTCGCATTGCGGTAGTATTCGATCGACCGAAATGTGTGCTTGATCCAGCGTGGACCTTCGTACCAGTTCTCGCCAGAAACAATGTCCAGATGGCCGTCGTTGTTGATATCGCCCACCGCTGCAGTCTCAAACGCAGCAGGGTCAATCATTCGGCTCGTGAAGACAATCTCCTGCGGACGCCTCTCCGCCTGTGAAATCGGCAGAGCAGCCATCGAGGCGAAAGCAAGTGACGCAATCAACTTCATTCGTTGCATGTACGTAGTCCCTTTTCTGAAACGGTTCAGTCTCGACGGACAAGCAACATCCGTTAGCAATCACGGTCGGCTTCTACTTTGCGACTTCGGGTTCGGGAGGTATGGTTACTGATCCGGTTGCGGCCCATTCTGTGCCACGCACAAACGTTGAAATGAAACCGGGAGTGCGAACCGCACGCATGTCATTGCCGAGCATCGTCGCAAAGACACGGCCACGTCCGTACGCGCGTGTCCACAACAAAGGCTCGTCCTGCGAAGGGCTTCCCGGTGTTGGCCCCTCACGTTTCTTCACGTAGAGCGAGTGATCATCCCACCCGGTTGCAAGCACGTGCAACTCACTCGTGGGAATGCAATCGAGTCCGGCATACAACTCGTCGGTCTTTGCAGAAAACGAGGATGTCAACCCTAACGTGACGGGATGATTCGAATCAATCACGTTGACCTGGTAGTCGTGAACTGGCGAATGGTAGCTGCTGCTCGTCTTCCATATGCAGCCAACAAGCTCTCTATACTCGGGCCAGTTTTGAAAGGACGCAGCGGAGTGGTGATAAACCACCAACCCTTTGCCTGATCGAACGAACTCCAGCAATGCCTCTTTGGTGCTGTCGCTCCAGTCAGGCACATTCAACTTCTCATCTGAATAGTTCAGAACAGCGACGTCATAGGGACGCAGCGTCTCGGCGTTCGCTCCTTTGAACTCTTCGGTGGTGCGCACTTCAAATTTTCCCGATGCCTCCAACAGCCCCTTCAGATAGGGGCTGGTCTCGCGCCACGGATGTTTGTCCTGCCCGGTGATGATGAGAACCTGAATGCGATGGACAGGTGCGATCGGTGTTTGCGCCATTCCCGGCAGGGTGGCTATGAACAAGAACAACAGCGCTCGCAACATCCGCTGTCTCCTTGGATTCGCCTGTCGAAGGTTCGCCATCAGAGATGTATTACAGCAAGCGAATCTAAAACGAATCTTGGAAAAGCAACTGTGTGAACAGAGATTCACACAAGTACAGATCCATGCCTTGCTCCTAGAACCGCAGCCCTAGTCTTCCGGACATGTATTGATACATGGCCTCATCTCCGGCGCCACTCTCTCCCATAACCCATCCCTTGAAGCCGCTCCTCTCCAGTTCGGCCACAATGCCAACCAGATCGACAATGCCATCGCCGAACGGCACATTTCCGGCTTTCACCGCAATGTCCTTTGGTGGTGCGGGCGCAAAATCCTTCAGATGCACTGCAACAAGTCGCTTCTGATATTTCCTGCAGGTATCCACGGGCTCCGCACCGCCTGCAGCCAAATGCCCCACGTCCGCGATGAAGTGCACATACCGTTCGTCAGTGGATTGCAGCACCTGCTCATATAAATGGTGACTCACTTCCCTCTGCTCCGGGTGATAGGCCATCTTCACACCCCATTGCTCAAAGACACTTCGGGCCACCTGGTTCAGATTGGTAATCCAACTCTTCACATTGATTCGGCTATATGCCTCTTCGTCGGCCACCTCGTTCAAGATGACCGAGGGCGCAATCATATGCGTGATGTATTTTCCGCCGATGTTGGACATAAATTGCCCCAGCAACATGTGCTGCTGCAGGATCGCGCCGAGTTCGTCAGGCTTATCCATGTGGCTATATTGGGCAATCCCCGGCATGCTCAGTCCGCGGGCAGCCATGCCGTCGTGAAGTTCCGTCCATCGCGACGCGTAGGCCTCAGCGATCTTTGCACGCGTGTTATTGAACTCCAAATGGTGCACACCGACCGCCGCCACTTCATCTGCGTGGCCCCAGAAGTCCTGAATGCCTGTCTCAACCGTGGTCTTGCCAAAGGGAACCAGCCCAGCCGTAAACGGCTGCTTTAGCTTAATTGGCGGGACGAATGACGTTGCGAAAATGGGGGCGGTCTGAAGAAATGTGCGTCGAGTCACATGCGATCTAGGAGTGAACATGCTGACACAACAACACATGAATTTAAGCTGAATCTAAAAAAATGAGCCTATTACACGGTTTTTACATTGCACACGCGCGCAGAAATTAACGTGGCGTTATGCAAATCCTGGTTGTGGAAGATCGCCCACGCATGGCCCGCCTATTGGACCGTGCTTTGCGGCGGGATGGCCATACGGTCACCGTCGCGCTCGATGGAGAACAGGCGGTGGAATACGGCCGGTCGCCGCATCTGGATGTCATTCTGCTTGATGTCACTTTGCCGGTGATTGATGGCTTCACCGTACTGACCATGTTGCGGGCAGAGCAATTCACAACTCCGACCATCATGCTCACGGCCCGTGATTCCATGGAGGACATCGTTCGTGGCCTGGATCTGGGAGCGGACGATTACCTGACTAAACCCTTCGCCCTGGCGAATCTGTTGGCGAGAATACGTGCTGTATCTCGCAGAAAGCCCGTAGTACCCACCGAGCGACTCGAGTTTCGCGATCTGGCACTCGACCGCGCAACGCACGGGCTTTCGAGATTGGGGCGAACAGAGCCGTTGAGCAGAATCGAATTTGCCTTGATGGAAAAGCTTGTCCGCAACGCGGGCATGGTTGTCACGAAAGATATGCTCGTGGAAGCTGGATGGGGTCTTGGCGCCGAAGTGAGTGATACCTCGCTTTATGTCTACATGCGAGCGCTGCGAAACAAGATCGCCTCTGAGGGCGAAAAGCAACTGCTTCATACCATACGTGGTGTGGGCTACACACTCCGACAAGCCCAGGCATGAAACGAAGAATGTCGATCTCTCTACGCCTGACTTTGTGGTTTTCTACTGCATTTATTTTTGGTTATTTCGTATTCGGCATCGTGATGTATGGAGAGTTGTCATACTCTCTTGCGGCGGGCAGAGACAAGACACTTCTTCGCCGTGCGGATCGCGCTATTTCCCTTCTCAAAAGCTGCGGCATCGGCAGTGCAAAGTGTGCGCAGGGATTCGATGCCTTTGCCTCCGGCACCCCGGAAGGCAATCTGGTCCATGTGCTCGATGAACACGGGAAGCAGGTCTATCCGGTCACCTCCGACGCGAGAGATACATTTCCCTGGCCTGCCAACATCGCCTCACAGGACCGCACTTATGCCAAAGTGCAATATGATGGATCGCCTTTTCGAGTCCTATCTGAACCAACGATCATTGGCGATGCAAAATACCATGTGGTGATTGGCGGCCAGCTCAGGGACAACCGTGTCCTTGTGAATCAGTTCACAGTCGGTCTTCTGTGGGCCGCCCCAATCCTTCTGATTTTCTCGGCGGCGATCGGATATTTTCTCAGCACCCGCGCGCTGAAGCCCGTAGCGAAATTAATCTCTTCGTTTCGATCGATCAGCATCGGAAACCTCTCGCGAAGACTACCTTCGATTCAGTCCGGAGATGAACTTGAGGCCCTGACAGAAACATGCAATGACATGTTGTCTCGTTTGGAACTGGCGGTCGGACAGATTACTCGCTTCACGGCTGACGCGTCACATGAGTTGCGAAGTCCCATTACATACATCTACACGCAGTCAGAATACGCACTGAAGAATCTCCCCCTCGATGAGGAGAGCACCGAGTGCTTTTCTGAAATTCTGCGTGAGTGTGAAGAAGCTACCGACCTGCTGACGGACATGCTCATGTTGGCGAGATGTGATTCCGGGCATTCAGGAATGGTTTTCACGCGCACGGATCTGAAGGGCGTTCTGAGCGATGTGTATCGGAAAGCGATTCCGCTCGCTGAAGGCAAACGGCATCGCATCACGTTCGAAACATCCCGCAATGAACCGGCATGGATTATGGGTGATGCTCCAAGCTTGCGGCGACTTTTCTGGATCATGCTGGACAACGCGATCAAATACACACCGGCAGGTGGACAGATCAACGTTCGACTACAAATGAACGGCAACGAAGCAAAGGTCGATATCCAGGACAACGGCATTGGAATTCCGCAAGAGTCCCTGTCCTCTATTTTCGACCGCTTCTATCGCGTCGATAAAGCGCGCAACTCCTCGGAAGGATCGGGATTGGGTCTCTCGAT is a genomic window containing:
- a CDS encoding response regulator transcription factor produces the protein MQILVVEDRPRMARLLDRALRRDGHTVTVALDGEQAVEYGRSPHLDVILLDVTLPVIDGFTVLTMLRAEQFTTPTIMLTARDSMEDIVRGLDLGADDYLTKPFALANLLARIRAVSRRKPVVPTERLEFRDLALDRATHGLSRLGRTEPLSRIEFALMEKLVRNAGMVVTKDMLVEAGWGLGAEVSDTSLYVYMRALRNKIASEGEKQLLHTIRGVGYTLRQAQA
- a CDS encoding cell wall metabolism sensor histidine kinase WalK, with amino-acid sequence MSISLRLTLWFSTAFIFGYFVFGIVMYGELSYSLAAGRDKTLLRRADRAISLLKSCGIGSAKCAQGFDAFASGTPEGNLVHVLDEHGKQVYPVTSDARDTFPWPANIASQDRTYAKVQYDGSPFRVLSEPTIIGDAKYHVVIGGQLRDNRVLVNQFTVGLLWAAPILLIFSAAIGYFLSTRALKPVAKLISSFRSISIGNLSRRLPSIQSGDELEALTETCNDMLSRLELAVGQITRFTADASHELRSPITYIYTQSEYALKNLPLDEESTECFSEILRECEEATDLLTDMLMLARCDSGHSGMVFTRTDLKGVLSDVYRKAIPLAEGKRHRITFETSRNEPAWIMGDAPSLRRLFWIMLDNAIKYTPAGGQINVRLQMNGNEAKVDIQDNGIGIPQESLSSIFDRFYRVDKARNSSEGSGLGLSIAKWISDMHRGDLSVKSFENIGSTFQVSFGTISTNL
- a CDS encoding VCBS repeat-containing protein gives rise to the protein MQRMKLIASLAFASMAALPISQAERRPQEIVFTSRMIDPAAFETAAVGDINNDGHLDIVSGENWYEGPRWIKHTFRSIEYYRNATEDLTDLLVDVNHDGYLDVVSSASHGNRIWWNENPKGKAGQWKEHLIESGHSVEFSFLVNLDSKSKTPAVLPQWGGHTMVDPLAWFELADGAFLKHVVSTRSYGHGIGVGDMNGDGKNDIITPFGWLEAPIDPRKPDWALHQEFNLGSVGYIYALDVNGDGRVDLVTSMAHDYGLVWMENLGGGKWQKHVIDDTWSQGHAVTMVDLNGDGRPDFVTGKRYMAHNGSDPGEREPLGIYWYEYRQANDGSVEWIKHIIDYGSRVSAGMQIAVADLDGDGDLDLVMGGKTGLFIFENQTRSPSTSGR
- a CDS encoding sugar phosphate isomerase/epimerase, with the translated sequence MTRRTFLQTAPIFATSFVPPIKLKQPFTAGLVPFGKTTVETGIQDFWGHADEVAAVGVHHLEFNNTRAKIAEAYASRWTELHDGMAARGLSMPGIAQYSHMDKPDELGAILQQHMLLGQFMSNIGGKYITHMIAPSVILNEVADEEAYSRINVKSWITNLNQVARSVFEQWGVKMAYHPEQREVSHHLYEQVLQSTDERYVHFIADVGHLAAGGAEPVDTCRKYQKRLVAVHLKDFAPAPPKDIAVKAGNVPFGDGIVDLVGIVAELERSGFKGWVMGESGAGDEAMYQYMSGRLGLRF
- a CDS encoding ThuA domain-containing protein, whose product is MLRALLFLFIATLPGMAQTPIAPVHRIQVLIITGQDKHPWRETSPYLKGLLEASGKFEVRTTEEFKGANAETLRPYDVAVLNYSDEKLNVPDWSDSTKEALLEFVRSGKGLVVYHHSAASFQNWPEYRELVGCIWKTSSSYHSPVHDYQVNVIDSNHPVTLGLTSSFSAKTDELYAGLDCIPTSELHVLATGWDDHSLYVKKREGPTPGSPSQDEPLLWTRAYGRGRVFATMLGNDMRAVRTPGFISTFVRGTEWAATGSVTIPPEPEVAK